The Engystomops pustulosus chromosome 4, aEngPut4.maternal, whole genome shotgun sequence genome contains a region encoding:
- the LOC140128786 gene encoding olfactory receptor 11A1-like produces MHQVNSTTITEFFILGFPGLNDYKFPFFSIVLLIYSMTICENLLIIVLVSTSQRLRSPMYFFLGHLALSDMVLVTSVVPKMLEVIIREGSAIPFVGCLAQFYLYGGTVSAECYLLTAMSYDRYLAICKPLHYTSMMNTRLRYLLIFSSWALSFMFVLITLVLLCDLDFCGPNVINYFFCDFAPLVQLSCSDTTVVGIDVVILSVPIVLIPFLFIIISYVHIFITIFGISSTSGRQKTFSTCSSHLVVVSTYCGSMLIIYMVPNRGHSMAINKFISLVYIVLTPLCNPMIYSLRSKEIQSAVRKYLTSNK; encoded by the coding sequence ATGCATCAAGTCAACTCCACAACCATCACTGAGTTCTTCATTTTAGGATTCCCGGGTCTGAATGACTACAAGTTTCCTTTCTTCTCTATTGTTCTCCTCATCTATTCCATGACGATATGTGAGAACCTCTTGATCATTGTACTGGTGTCCACCAGCCAACGTCTCCGATCTCCCATGTATTTCTTCCTGGGACATTTGGCCCTGTCAGACATGGTCCTTGTCACTAGTGTTGTCCCCAAGATGCTGGAGGTTATCATCAGGGAAGGGAGCGCTATACCTTTTGTTGGGTGTTTAGCCCAATTTTATCTTTATGGTGGGACAGTCAGTGCTGAGTGTTATCTGCTGACAGCCATGTCCTATGACCGGTACTTGGCCATCTGTAAACCTCTACATTATACATCAATGATGAATACAAGGCTTAGATACCTCCTGATCTTCTCATCCTGGGCTCTCAGCTTTATGTTTGTGCTTATTACACTTGTGCTGTTATGTGATTTAGACTTCTGTGGTCCAAACGTTATTAACTATTTCTTTTGTGACTTTGCCCCTCTtgtgcagctttcctgctcagaCACAACTGTGGTGGGTATTGATGTAGTCATCCTCTCTGTTCCAATCGTTTTGATTCCTTTCCTATTCATTATTATATCATATGTCCATATTTTTATCACCATTTTTGGAATTTCCTCCACATCTGGTCGGCAGAAAACCTTCTCCACTTGTAGCTCCCACTTGGTGGTTGTTTCCACCTACTGTGGGTCCATGCTCATCATCTACATGGTCCCAAACAGAGGACATTCAATGGCTATTAATAAGTTTATTTCCCTTGTCTACATTGTGCTGACTCCTCTATGTAACCCTATGATCTACAGTCTAAGAAGCAAAGAGATCCAGTCTGCCGTGAGGAAATATTTAACGTCCAATAAATAA